The DNA window AAATACCTGCCTCGTAAGTTTCTAAAATTTCATAATCATGGTATGCTTTACGATTACTACATATTGTCTTCAGGGTCACTTTCTTTCCACCATTTCAACTATACCACATTTTAAGAAAAATTACAACTATTTTTTATATTCCCTGTTTTTTTATTGACTTTTAGATGAACAATGATTATAATATAAAAGTCAGTAGTCAGTGAAGAGAAAACAGTAATTAGAGAAAAGTGATTATTGTTTCACTTTTCGCTTCTCACTGTTCACGGTTAAAGGAGGTTACTTACTATGGGTTCTACGGCGAAGTTAAGCAGTAAATATCAAATTGTTATCCCTAAAAAAATAAGACGAGAATTAAACCTGAAATCAGGTGATGAATTAATAATGAAGATTGAAGATGATAAGATAATTATGCGGGCAAAACCTAAGAGTTATACCGACTATATGTTAGGATTAGGTGAAAAAGTCTGGAAGGAATAATTATGAACAAATTAGAAAAATTTCTGAAAGGACATCATGTTATAGGATTAGATGCACAAATCTTTATTTATCTTTTTGAAAATAATCCGAGATTTAAACCAGTTACAATCGCCCTATTTAGTCTAATGGAGCAAGGAGAAATAATTGGTGTTACATCTATTCTATCT is part of the bacterium genome and encodes:
- a CDS encoding AbrB/MazE/SpoVT family DNA-binding domain-containing protein; amino-acid sequence: MGSTAKLSSKYQIVIPKKIRRELNLKSGDELIMKIEDDKIIMRAKPKSYTDYMLGLGEKVWKE